The sequence below is a genomic window from Mycobacterium spongiae.
CGGCGCCAACGGCGGGACCATCGATGGGGTGGGCCAGAACGGCGGGGCGGGCGGGATACTGTTCGGCAACGGGGGTAACGGGGGCAACAGCACCAATATCGGTGTTCCTGGCGGCAACGGTGGCGCCGCCGGACTCATCGGCAACGGCGGGGCCGGCGGGATGGGAGGGCCCGGCGGCAACGGCGGACTCGGCGGCAACGGCGGGCTATTCGGCATCGGTGGTGCGGGCGGAATCGGTGGGCCGGGGACCGCCTTCGCCCCGGCCGGTGCGGGCGGGCCCGGAGGCCAAGGCGGGCTGATCTTTGGCACGGGCGGAGCCGGGGGAACCGGTGGAACCGCCGAAGACGGCAGCATTGGTTTCGGCGGCCCCGGTGGGCTCGGCGGCAACGCCCGGTTATTCGGCACCGGCGGGGCGGGCGGCGACGGGGGTGACAACCTCGCGAACCCTCTCGGCGTCGGTGGCCGAGGCGAGACCGGCGGCAATGGCGGCATCCTATTCGGCGACGGCGGCGCCGGGGGGAATGGCGGCGCCGGTGGCGCTGAGGACGGTCTGGGCGGCGCGGGCGGCTCCGCCGTCGGCCTTTTCGGCGGAACTGGCGGCGTAGGTGGCACCGGAGGCCCCGGCAACGTGACCGCGCCCTCGGGCAGCAATGCTCCGATAGCCCTCATCATGGGCGGCAGCGGGTTAGACGGCGGATCGCTACGCTCCGGGCTGCCGACACCAGAGTTCTTTCAAGGAGTTGTCGACCGATTCATCAACCCCGCGTTCCCGGGATTCAATCCGATTGGCCTGGCAACTCCGGAGCAGTACGCGCAGGTGACCGGGCTCTTCGACCTGAGCCCCGCCCAGTCGATTGCCCAGGGCGTCTTGGCATTGCAGACTGCGATCACGCAGACCTTCTCAGGACAAGACCTCGTCGTGCTGGGTTACTCTCAAAGCGCCACGATCTCCACCCTGGTGATGAACTCGCTCGAACAGCTTGGCATAGATCCCACGGCGTTGAATTTCACGCTGCTTGGCAATCCCAACAATCCCAACGGGGGTATATTTGCCCGACAATTCGGAATGCCGGGCGTGCCGGACTTCTTCACGCCCACCAACCCGAATACCCCATTCAGCACGGACATCTA
It includes:
- a CDS encoding PE-PPE domain-containing protein, whose product is MSYVFATPEMLAAAAADLMNIRSAIADANAAAAALTTELMPAAADEVSAAIAGLFDTYAQEYQAISAQAAEFHDRFVAAVNAGADAYAAAEAANAPLLQQAQQDLLNAVNGPTQALLGRPLIGNGANGGTIDGVGQNGGAGGILFGNGGNGGNSTNIGVPGGNGGAAGLIGNGGAGGMGGPGGNGGLGGNGGLFGIGGAGGIGGPGTAFAPAGAGGPGGQGGLIFGTGGAGGTGGTAEDGSIGFGGPGGLGGNARLFGTGGAGGDGGDNLANPLGVGGRGETGGNGGILFGDGGAGGNGGAGGAEDGLGGAGGSAVGLFGGTGGVGGTGGPGNVTAPSGSNAPIALIMGGSGLDGGSLRSGLPTPEFFQGVVDRFINPAFPGFNPIGLATPEQYAQVTGLFDLSPAQSIAQGVLALQTAITQTFSGQDLVVLGYSQSATISTLVMNSLEQLGIDPTALNFTLLGNPNNPNGGIFARQFGMPGVPDFFTPTNPNTPFSTDIYTIQYDGVANFPRYPINLLSVLNAGMGTAFTHLSYPSLTPEQLAGAVQLATSPGYMGNTNYFMIPAEVLPLLEPLNQLQKALPILEPVVQPIIDLTQPTLKYLVDLGYDDPFAPTTYADVVTPFGFIPNLDPINVLAGLSEANAAGINAALGDFGLPQVAHAQLPILMNALTQLDPSLAQAWGEARAEFFATAGTDLGNLLNDVTGGAAQSWVINNALYTSAITNLIANPSWVKAVLASLM